A genomic segment from Chitinophaga niabensis encodes:
- a CDS encoding MFS transporter, with protein MQLSNTLPLSLPVPRIYRIALSIFFFVQGLIFASWASRIPDIKLKFHLNDAELGSLLFALPAGQMAGMALSGYLVSRFGSRLMLLIGVVLYPGTLILLGAAPTVVLLVSALVFFGLCANLINIAANTQAISVEGLYRKSIMASFHGLWSLAGFTGGLIGSFMAAHKFTPFVHYCAIFALTLLLALLAGPYLLPRDASRKNKQTSIFVKPNRNIILLGLITFACMICEGTMFEWSGVYFQQIVHAPAKLVGLGFTAFMSTMAGGRFAADYFITKFGVKRMLQISGVTILTGLLTAVILPTIVPVTIGFLLVGIGVASVVPMTYSLAGRSRTIQPGVALAMVSSIGFLGFLLGPPLIGFVAEAFGLRWSFTMIAVLGLGTTLLAGSIKNEE; from the coding sequence ATGCAACTCTCGAATACCTTACCATTATCACTACCGGTCCCAAGGATCTACCGGATAGCCTTAAGCATCTTCTTTTTTGTACAGGGGCTGATCTTTGCCAGCTGGGCCAGCCGTATACCGGATATTAAACTGAAGTTCCATTTGAACGACGCGGAACTGGGCAGCCTGTTGTTTGCATTACCTGCCGGGCAAATGGCCGGTATGGCGCTTTCCGGTTATCTCGTGTCCAGGTTTGGTAGCCGGCTGATGTTATTGATAGGTGTGGTGTTATACCCCGGCACATTGATCCTTTTAGGTGCAGCGCCTACTGTAGTGTTGCTTGTTTCAGCATTGGTTTTCTTCGGCCTTTGTGCCAACCTTATCAATATCGCGGCCAACACCCAGGCCATTAGTGTGGAAGGGCTTTACCGCAAAAGCATTATGGCCAGCTTCCACGGGCTGTGGAGCCTGGCAGGGTTTACAGGAGGGCTGATAGGAAGTTTTATGGCGGCACATAAGTTTACGCCCTTTGTGCATTACTGTGCCATCTTTGCACTCACGCTACTGCTTGCACTGTTAGCCGGCCCTTATCTGCTGCCAAGGGATGCATCCCGTAAGAACAAACAAACATCCATCTTCGTAAAACCGAACAGGAATATTATTTTACTGGGTCTGATCACCTTTGCCTGTATGATCTGCGAGGGTACCATGTTTGAATGGAGTGGTGTGTATTTTCAGCAGATCGTGCATGCACCGGCAAAACTGGTGGGCCTTGGATTTACGGCCTTCATGAGTACCATGGCAGGCGGGCGTTTTGCAGCAGATTATTTCATCACAAAATTTGGTGTGAAGCGCATGCTGCAGATCAGCGGCGTTACTATTTTAACCGGTTTGCTGACAGCCGTGATATTACCTACCATTGTACCTGTTACCATAGGATTTTTATTAGTGGGAATTGGAGTGGCTTCTGTTGTACCCATGACCTATAGTTTAGCTGGCCGTTCCCGTACTATCCAGCCTGGTGTAGCATTGGCGATGGTATCCTCCATTGGTTTCCTGGGCTTTCTGCTGGGGCCGCCGTTAATTGGTTTTGTGGCAGAGGCATTCGGCCTCAGGTGGTCTTTTACCATGATCGCTGTATTAGGATTAGGGACTACTTTACTGGCAGGCAGCATTAAAAACGAGGAGTAA